The Hymenobacter sp. DG01 sequence CACTACCCCTGAACCTTGCCGATAGCAAACGTCAGCACGAAGCCAACCGCTCGGACGGGCTCCACCTCCTTCACTGATTCACTCCCTTACTCATTCGCCCTATCCTCCGAAGGAAACAGCAGGTCGTGGAAGTCGCGCTTGGTGGCGGGGTAGCGGTTGAAGGTGCCCATGCCACGGGCCACTACCAGGTTGTCGCGGGCAGGGCAGGTAATAAAGGCGCTGCTGACCACCAGGGTTTTGCCGCTGTGCTCCACCACGCCGTGGGCCACCAGCTCGTCGTGCAGGCGTACGGGCGCGAGGTAGTTGATCTTGAACTCCACCGTTGATACCAGCTCGCCGGCCGTAAACGCCAACGACAGGGCGGCCGCGCCCAGGGTCGCGTCCATCAGGCCGGCCAGTACGCCGCCGTGGCAGGTGCCCGGCGAAGAT is a genomic window containing:
- a CDS encoding PaaI family thioesterase, which codes for MQPTPDVPTLIALYNQMNQYGRTNGMELTVAQPGDVRYTMTVRDEHLSSPGTCHGGVLAGLMDATLGAAALSLAFTAGELVSTVEFKINYLAPVRLHDELVAHGVVEHSGKTLVVSSAFITCPARDNLVVARGMGTFNRYPATKRDFHDLLFPSEDRANE